GAAATTCGTCGATTACGTCACAATCAGCGTTCGCAGCGGCAAAGGCGGAGCGGGGGCGGTGACCTTCCGCCGCGCGAAGTACGAGCCGATGGGCGGCCCGAGCGGCGGCGACGGCGGCGCGGGCGGCTCCGTCCTCCTCGAAGCCGACGACAACCTCTACACCCTCCTCGACCTCCGCTACAACCGCCATCACTTCGCGAAGGCGGGCGAGCCCGGCCTGCGCGACCAGAAGACGGGCAAGAGCGCCGACGACATCGTAATCCGCGTCCCCCTCGGCACCGTCGTCCGCGACTCGACGACGAACGAAATCCTCGGCGACCTGATGCACGACGGCGACCGGCTCGTGCTCGCGCAGGGCGGGCGCGGCGGGCTCGGCAACGTCCACTTCAAAAGCTCGACGAACCAGGCTCCGCAGTACGCGCAGCCCGGCGAGCCCGGCGAGGAGCGTGAGGTCACGCTCGAACTCAAGCTGCTCGCCGACGTCGGCCTCGTCGGCTTCCCGAACGCGGGGAAGAGCACGCTCGTCTCGACGATCTCGGCGGCGAAGCCGAAGGTGGCGGACTACCCGTTCACCACGCTCGAACCGAACCTCGGGATGGTCTACCTCGGTGACCACCGCTCGTTCGTCGTCGCTGACATCCCCGGTATCATCGAGGGCGCGAGCGAGGGGCGCGGCCTCGGCACGCGCTTCCTCAAGCACATCGAGCGCAACGCCGTGCTCCTCTTCGTCATCCCGTCGAACGCCGACGACGCGGGCGCGCAGTACCGTACCCTCCTCGGCGAGCTCGAGGCGTTCAACGCCGAACTGATGGACAAGCCGCGTATCGTGGCGCTCTCGAAGACCGACCTCCTCCCGCCGGACATGCTCGACGCCTTCGTGGAGGACGCGCGCAACGGCTTCCCCGAGGGCGTCGAGGTGCTGCCGATCTCGGCCGTCGCGCAGAAGGGGTTGGACGAGCTGAAGGAGACGTTGTGGCGTTACATCGAGCGCAACAAAGACGCGGAACGGGCCGAGGTAGGGGGCGATTTCCGCTAGCGCAGCGGCGCACGGCTTGCCATTGTGCGAGGGCGGTGCCATCTTCCGCTTCCTCCCTCGCCGCCGCTGCCCGTGGACCTCTTCGCCCAGCACGCTCCGACCGACGCCGACGAACTGCGGGCGCTCGTCGCGCTCTCGCTCGTGCCGGGCGTCGGGCCGGGGCGGATTCGCTCGCTCCTCGCCCATTTCGGCTCGGCGTCGGCGGTGATGGCGGCGTCGCCTCGGGCGCTCGCGCAGGTAGACCGCGTCGGCCCGCACACGGCGAAGGCGATCCGCGATTTCGACGGGGACGCCACGGTGGACGAGCAGTTCGAGCGCGCCGCCCGCGTCGGCGCCGAGCTCGTGCCGCTGTGGGACGAGCGCTACCCCCGTCTGCTCCGGCAGATCTACGACCCGCCCGCCGTGCTCTGGCTGCGCGGCGATCTGCTGCCGCAGGACGGCCGCGCGATCGCGATCGTCGGGACGCGGCGGGCGACGGATTACGGCAAGCGCGTCGCGCACGACTTCGCGTTCGAGCTCGCGCAGCGCGGGTTCACGATCGTCAGCGGGCTGGCGTACGGGATCGACACAGCGGCGCACCGGGGCGCACTCGAAGCGGGCGGACGGACGCTCGCCGTGCTCGGCTCGGGCGTGGACCGGATTTACCCGAGCCGGAACAAGCCGCTCGCCGAGCAGATCGCCGGCGACCACGGCGCCGTGCTGAGCGAGTTCGCCCTCGGCACCGCGCCCGACGCGTCGAACTTCCCGCGCCGCAACCGGATCATCGCGGGGTGCTCGCTCGGCACGCTCGTCGCCGAGGCGCGGAAGACGGGCGGCGCGCTCATCACGGCGTGGATGGCGCTGGAGCAGAACCGCGAGGTGTGGGCCGCGCCGGCCGCCGTGTTCGGGCCGGCAGGGGAGGGGACGAACCAGCTCATCCGCAAGGGCTACGCCACGCTCGTCACGACGGTCGACGAGCTGCTCGAAGAGATCGAGGGGCAGCTCGAGGCCGTGCCGGGGGCGGTGCCCGTCGCGCCAGAGCCCGCGCCACCGCCCGTGCTCAACGGGGCCGAGGCCAAACTCTACGACGCGCTCTCGGCCGAGCCCGTCCACCTCGATACGCTCTGCGAGCGGAGCGGGCTCGACACCTCGAACGCGCTCGTCTACCTCCTCTCGCTGGAGTTCAAGGGGCTCGTGCGCCAGCTTGCGGGCAAGCAGTTCTTCCGCGCCTGAGCGCGTGTTCGAGCCGGGGTCGGTATCTTGCTGCGGCCCCTCCCTTCGCCCCTCCGATGCTCGCTGCCCTCCAAATCGTCCTGCTCGTCCTCGCGCTCCTCGCGATCGCGGCGTCGGTGCTGTCGAGCCTGCCGTGGCCGTACTGGTGGACGCGGATGTTCGACTTCCCGCGCCTCCAGATCGTCGCGCTCGCGAGCGTCGTGCTCGCGCTCTATGTCGTGGTCAATCTCGCGACGGGCGATATGGACACGTTCGAGTGGATCGTGGCGGGGCTGCTTGCGCTCGTGCTCGTCTATCAGCTCGTGTGGATCGCGCAGTACTCGCCGCTGATGCCGGTCGAGAGCGAATCCGTCTCGGGCGTCCCGCGCGAGCGGCGGCTCCGCCTCCTCATCACGAACGTTTGGATGGA
This is a stretch of genomic DNA from Rhodothermales bacterium. It encodes these proteins:
- the obgE gene encoding GTPase ObgE, with protein sequence MKFVDYVTISVRSGKGGAGAVTFRRAKYEPMGGPSGGDGGAGGSVLLEADDNLYTLLDLRYNRHHFAKAGEPGLRDQKTGKSADDIVIRVPLGTVVRDSTTNEILGDLMHDGDRLVLAQGGRGGLGNVHFKSSTNQAPQYAQPGEPGEEREVTLELKLLADVGLVGFPNAGKSTLVSTISAAKPKVADYPFTTLEPNLGMVYLGDHRSFVVADIPGIIEGASEGRGLGTRFLKHIERNAVLLFVIPSNADDAGAQYRTLLGELEAFNAELMDKPRIVALSKTDLLPPDMLDAFVEDARNGFPEGVEVLPISAVAQKGLDELKETLWRYIERNKDAERAEVGGDFR
- the dprA gene encoding DNA-processing protein DprA, which encodes MDLFAQHAPTDADELRALVALSLVPGVGPGRIRSLLAHFGSASAVMAASPRALAQVDRVGPHTAKAIRDFDGDATVDEQFERAARVGAELVPLWDERYPRLLRQIYDPPAVLWLRGDLLPQDGRAIAIVGTRRATDYGKRVAHDFAFELAQRGFTIVSGLAYGIDTAAHRGALEAGGRTLAVLGSGVDRIYPSRNKPLAEQIAGDHGAVLSEFALGTAPDASNFPRRNRIIAGCSLGTLVAEARKTGGALITAWMALEQNREVWAAPAAVFGPAGEGTNQLIRKGYATLVTTVDELLEEIEGQLEAVPGAVPVAPEPAPPPVLNGAEAKLYDALSAEPVHLDTLCERSGLDTSNALVYLLSLEFKGLVRQLAGKQFFRA